In Neobacillus endophyticus, a single window of DNA contains:
- a CDS encoding helix-turn-helix domain-containing protein, whose amino-acid sequence MFGLTTTKTKFGRYLDKHDIKQSWLASKAKVSQGYISKLANDKEKLPSIQVARRIIKVLKQYDPNIDFNRFW is encoded by the coding sequence GTGTTTGGCCTTACTACTACAAAGACCAAGTTTGGAAGATACTTAGATAAGCATGATATTAAACAAAGTTGGTTAGCATCTAAAGCAAAAGTTAGTCAAGGGTATATTAGTAAATTAGCAAATGATAAAGAAAAATTGCCTTCTATTCAAGTAGCAAGAAGAATTATAAAAGTACTTAAACAGTATGATCCTAATATAGATTTCAACCGATTTTGGTGA
- a CDS encoding pre-toxin TG domain-containing protein, protein MDVKYIPSDWKKMRDGIGDLIGLGRWGKGMIDSLKDISDNLDNAKEAIRKYDHDGVISFQHESLDSKYQNLYEDFEVLHSFTGKVGDIVDRTIDEPFYEEIDAFVEAMRDLDISTYTTTNRIGATETKIVYEGYSESHSIEVPKTEVNIDDLFNGDNFYSERMKEEYQKVKEKSRQNFSLEDYEQVALHKEAFQYESIRDRQDHKEFQTQMWLAGGTIVGAVVTAFCPPVGLALLGVVGVTSGALDIGAAVSGKDLISGRKLGTGERALRGAFGGLDMLPGLGSLSKLSGTIKLARFGDKMAEVGVETGVKEVARQENSNVIQLVRKTDPSTISRIKSSSEAISDRANVLSFNEGKVKLEAKRLLKEEEIIPPRKYALPMASGDNVGKVHIPSGNTHTISIDEIHGESVAGAVKGTGKYESTLDAKLEKYVCDSFEGTGKEVQDNFNKYLRENVWCDETLSNSEEIEIMKENFNRLTSEQKIDFNVLNDEKFLSHNSDYTNWGDWPPVNWPEFPGLDKTQSIISISKENPIPEKLDRIGSLYGNNFATIPENGIKHTMDERAICYIDNPEAYHKYTFESTHYIDCIDCIKNKDVDGLNKIIDEMNFKNIDSHIEHIDLIQL, encoded by the coding sequence ATGGATGTAAAATATATCCCATCAGACTGGAAGAAGATGCGTGATGGGATTGGGGATTTGATTGGTCTTGGCCGCTGGGGTAAAGGCATGATTGATAGTTTAAAAGATATAAGTGACAATCTGGATAATGCCAAAGAGGCGATCAGGAAATATGATCATGATGGGGTCATTTCTTTTCAGCACGAGAGTCTAGATAGCAAATATCAAAATCTGTATGAGGACTTTGAAGTTCTGCATTCCTTCACTGGGAAGGTAGGGGACATTGTCGACCGCACAATTGACGAGCCGTTCTACGAAGAGATAGACGCCTTTGTAGAGGCAATGAGAGACTTGGATATTTCCACTTACACCACAACGAATCGAATTGGCGCCACAGAAACAAAGATTGTCTATGAGGGATATAGCGAGTCTCACTCAATAGAAGTGCCTAAAACAGAGGTCAATATTGACGATTTATTTAATGGCGATAACTTCTATTCAGAGCGAATGAAAGAGGAATACCAAAAAGTAAAGGAGAAATCCCGCCAAAACTTTTCTCTAGAAGATTACGAGCAAGTTGCTCTCCATAAAGAAGCTTTTCAGTATGAATCTATACGAGATCGGCAAGATCACAAAGAATTTCAAACGCAAATGTGGTTAGCAGGAGGCACAATTGTTGGTGCTGTTGTTACTGCCTTCTGTCCCCCTGTCGGCCTAGCGTTGTTAGGTGTTGTTGGGGTAACGAGCGGTGCGTTGGATATCGGTGCAGCTGTGAGCGGAAAAGACCTGATCTCTGGACGCAAATTGGGAACAGGTGAACGAGCACTACGTGGAGCCTTCGGAGGGCTAGACATGTTGCCGGGGTTAGGCAGCTTATCAAAGCTTAGTGGTACCATAAAGCTCGCGCGCTTTGGCGATAAAATGGCAGAGGTCGGGGTTGAAACAGGAGTTAAAGAGGTAGCCCGGCAAGAAAACTCTAATGTCATTCAACTGGTAAGAAAGACGGATCCATCAACAATATCTCGGATAAAGAGTTCTTCTGAAGCGATCAGTGATAGAGCCAACGTGTTGTCCTTTAATGAAGGAAAAGTTAAACTAGAAGCTAAGAGGCTTCTAAAAGAAGAAGAAATCATACCCCCAAGAAAATATGCATTACCAATGGCAAGTGGGGATAATGTTGGCAAGGTACATATACCTAGTGGAAATACTCACACGATTTCAATAGACGAAATACATGGGGAAAGTGTTGCGGGGGCAGTTAAGGGTACGGGTAAATACGAAAGTACTTTGGATGCCAAATTGGAAAAGTATGTTTGTGATTCCTTTGAAGGTACAGGAAAAGAAGTTCAAGACAACTTCAATAAATATCTTAGAGAAAATGTTTGGTGTGATGAAACGTTATCGAATTCAGAGGAAATTGAAATAATGAAGGAAAACTTCAACAGGTTAACTTCGGAACAAAAAATCGACTTTAATGTTTTAAACGATGAGAAGTTTTTATCACATAATAGTGATTACACAAATTGGGGAGATTGGCCACCTGTTAATTGGCCTGAATTCCCTGGGTTAGATAAAACTCAGTCTATTATTTCTATATCAAAAGAGAATCCAATACCTGAAAAACTAGATAGAATAGGATCACTTTATGGTAACAATTTTGCAACGATTCCGGAGAATGGAATTAAACATACAATGGATGAACGTGCGATTTGTTATATTGATAACCCAGAAGCATATCATAAATATACCTTTGAGAGTACTCACTATATCGATTGTATTGACTGTATTAAAAATAAAGATGTAGATGGGTTGAATAAGATAATTGATGAAATGAATTTTAAAAATATAGATAGTCATATTGAACATATTGATCTTATTCAGCTGTAA
- a CDS encoding sensor histidine kinase — protein sequence MFYSLRNRLFIIFTCLLTIPFIILSLIIPNWFTSIIQKQTQDLTVEAMDQYSLYINSITSQAEDLGKQVLVNQTTQQWIKFEKEYSGIPIEQRLLMKNQLKTLLSSMLANNSNSMSVSVFLNDGTGTWGNNPSLQKMDWYKDFTEKDKRFVKTHLDSYQQTPGPINSYILPLFDMNTLISYGIIKVNFPSSLLETAINKITIGKNGHAYLIDQQGENVLNGRIQIPKKVLSQSLDQIKNGKVKKGLIKTEYNHQKYLVFYQKQSVGDWVLISDVNQADLFSKVTRLQHKLFLINVIVFILTIVASYLFSSNIVGPLGKLAKAMGFLEHGDFSGAKRIMPTIKSSKHEVGYVINVFGHTIDQLKNLIENEYKANLRRKDAEYKALLLQINPHFLNNTLEVIGGLALQGKNKEVMNVSIYLGRMMRYSLNTQSNVVNLGEEINYIRSYTEILKLRYEDTISITIEEDPETKHIPIIKFILQPLVENAVKYSFIEKKYAQIHIKTAKSHNQVLIGVEDNGIGMSDDFILDLSNQEKNNETSSVLESKGKSIGLRNVIGRLKLYYGQNFSYQIHSEKSVGTKITLCINIDGGENT from the coding sequence ATGTTTTATTCTTTACGTAATCGCTTGTTTATTATTTTTACTTGTTTGTTAACCATTCCTTTTATAATCTTATCACTTATTATCCCAAATTGGTTTACCTCGATAATTCAAAAGCAGACCCAGGATTTAACCGTAGAGGCAATGGATCAATATTCACTCTATATTAATTCGATTACTAGTCAGGCTGAAGATTTGGGAAAACAGGTGCTGGTTAATCAAACCACACAACAATGGATAAAGTTTGAAAAGGAGTATTCTGGAATACCAATAGAACAACGTTTGTTAATGAAAAATCAACTGAAAACGCTGTTATCATCCATGCTGGCTAACAATTCTAATTCGATGTCGGTTTCCGTGTTTCTCAATGATGGCACTGGAACTTGGGGAAATAATCCTTCGCTTCAGAAAATGGATTGGTATAAAGATTTTACTGAGAAAGATAAAAGGTTTGTGAAGACTCATCTGGATTCTTACCAGCAGACACCTGGTCCCATCAATAGCTATATTTTGCCGCTATTTGATATGAATACACTTATTTCCTATGGAATTATCAAGGTTAATTTTCCTTCCTCTTTACTTGAAACTGCTATCAATAAAATCACCATTGGTAAAAATGGTCATGCCTACTTGATCGATCAACAAGGGGAGAACGTATTAAATGGGCGGATTCAGATTCCTAAAAAGGTCTTATCACAGAGTCTAGACCAAATCAAAAATGGCAAAGTTAAAAAAGGTTTGATAAAAACGGAATATAATCATCAGAAGTATCTCGTTTTTTATCAAAAGCAATCAGTGGGTGATTGGGTTCTTATTAGTGATGTAAATCAGGCTGATTTATTTTCCAAAGTTACCCGCTTACAACATAAACTTTTCTTGATTAACGTAATAGTATTTATTTTAACCATTGTGGCATCTTACTTATTTTCGTCCAATATCGTCGGTCCGTTAGGAAAACTTGCGAAGGCAATGGGGTTTCTTGAACATGGAGACTTTTCCGGTGCTAAACGCATCATGCCGACTATTAAATCTTCTAAACACGAAGTTGGATATGTCATTAACGTGTTCGGCCATACCATTGATCAATTAAAGAATCTGATTGAAAACGAGTATAAAGCAAATCTGCGCCGGAAGGATGCGGAATATAAAGCCTTATTATTACAAATCAATCCCCATTTCTTGAACAACACGCTTGAAGTCATTGGGGGATTAGCCCTTCAAGGGAAAAATAAAGAGGTCATGAATGTAAGTATTTACTTAGGCCGCATGATGAGATATTCCTTGAACACGCAAAGCAATGTGGTGAATTTGGGTGAAGAAATCAATTATATCCGGAGTTACACAGAGATATTAAAATTGAGATATGAGGATACCATTTCTATTACGATTGAAGAAGACCCTGAAACAAAACACATTCCAATCATAAAATTTATTTTACAACCGCTTGTAGAAAATGCTGTTAAATATAGTTTTATCGAAAAGAAATATGCGCAAATTCATATTAAAACCGCAAAGAGTCATAACCAAGTACTTATTGGGGTAGAAGATAATGGTATTGGAATGTCTGATGATTTTATCCTCGACTTATCGAATCAAGAAAAGAATAATGAAACTAGTAGTGTTTTAGAGAGTAAGGGAAAGAGTATTGGACTAAGAAATGTTATTGGCCGATTGAAGCTTTACTATGGACAAAACTTTTCCTATCAGATTCATTCTGAAAAGAGTGTTGGTACTAAGATTACATTATGTATAAATATCGATGGAGGAGAAAATACATGA
- a CDS encoding response regulator transcription factor translates to MMKVIIVDDEIQIRKGLRLKVDWEEEGYQIADEASNGQEALELLQTMDIDVVITDMRMPIMDGIELAKRCHQSFPNVKVIVLSGYSDFEYVRGSLKEGVKDYLLKPVAPDELIEVLRKIRIEVEEEKRNQMEIGRMRRLVHTQLQEVQEQYLLYLVKEEWLDLKAVAERLRQLRLEEIANENVEIQFVTVEIRESNEDSNRVKDLWQPFQILSKEIAKDHGGTYSFYDPSYSNMIHFLHLLDEEKRNRTSSLVNKIQQNVKTFLDLETVIGIGNVVKAIPEFKTGYISSLLAWSQSQLGPQSQIIDGTKAKEEIMEVSPGFERGLTNAIENVNFEAFKENIHAVLGGSENLSILSFSFAANIVLFLLTSLAQKYDLETKDIQKMMWNCQQSIGKLNSQSKVLEQLVQLAQLIIEKVRMARFSNGKLIVDSVRNYLDKHYGNEISLTFLSELFHINSAYLSETFKQQIGQNLSDYLVNIRMEKARNFLKDKQLKIIDVSNLVGFANSGYFSTVFKKHFGKTPVEYRNSLE, encoded by the coding sequence ATGATGAAGGTAATCATCGTAGATGATGAGATCCAAATTCGCAAGGGCTTACGGTTGAAAGTGGATTGGGAAGAAGAAGGATATCAAATTGCAGACGAGGCTTCCAATGGGCAGGAAGCACTGGAACTACTCCAAACCATGGATATTGATGTGGTCATTACAGATATGAGGATGCCGATTATGGACGGGATTGAATTGGCAAAACGTTGTCACCAATCATTTCCTAACGTAAAAGTAATCGTTCTTTCAGGATACTCTGATTTTGAATATGTACGTGGGTCGTTAAAGGAAGGCGTAAAAGACTATCTATTAAAACCTGTTGCCCCTGATGAATTAATCGAAGTGTTAAGGAAAATTCGTATAGAGGTAGAGGAAGAAAAAAGAAATCAAATGGAAATCGGTCGGATGCGACGGCTTGTTCACACTCAACTGCAGGAAGTTCAAGAACAATACTTGCTTTATTTAGTAAAAGAGGAATGGCTGGATCTTAAGGCGGTTGCAGAAAGACTGCGCCAGCTTCGATTGGAGGAAATTGCTAATGAGAATGTTGAAATACAATTCGTAACAGTGGAAATTAGAGAGTCCAATGAGGATTCCAATAGAGTAAAGGATCTTTGGCAGCCTTTTCAGATCCTATCTAAAGAAATCGCAAAAGATCACGGAGGGACTTATTCGTTTTACGACCCAAGCTATTCCAATATGATTCACTTTTTACATTTATTAGATGAAGAGAAAAGAAATAGAACCAGCAGCTTAGTGAACAAAATTCAGCAGAACGTCAAAACATTTCTGGATTTAGAAACTGTCATAGGAATCGGAAATGTGGTTAAGGCTATTCCGGAATTTAAGACCGGGTATATTTCCAGCTTGCTTGCCTGGAGTCAAAGTCAACTAGGGCCACAATCCCAGATTATAGATGGTACTAAAGCTAAAGAGGAAATAATGGAGGTCTCACCTGGTTTTGAAAGAGGATTGACAAATGCGATTGAAAATGTAAATTTTGAAGCATTCAAAGAAAATATACACGCGGTTTTAGGAGGAAGTGAGAATCTTTCCATATTGTCCTTTTCCTTTGCCGCTAATATAGTATTATTTTTATTAACCTCCCTTGCGCAAAAATACGACCTTGAAACGAAAGATATTCAAAAAATGATGTGGAATTGTCAGCAAAGTATTGGGAAACTCAATTCCCAAAGTAAAGTATTGGAGCAACTTGTTCAATTGGCGCAGTTAATTATCGAAAAAGTTCGTATGGCCCGGTTTTCCAACGGGAAATTAATTGTTGATAGTGTTCGGAATTATCTGGACAAGCATTATGGAAATGAAATTTCACTAACCTTTTTATCAGAGTTATTTCATATTAATAGTGCTTATTTATCTGAAACGTTTAAACAGCAAATAGGGCAGAATTTAAGCGACTATCTTGTTAACATACGGATGGAAAAAGCACGGAATTTCTTAAAAGATAAACAGCTCAAAATAATTGATGTATCAAACTTGGTAGGTTTCGCTAATTCGGGTTATTTTAGTACCGTTTTTAAAAAGCATTTTGGTAAAACACCTGTTGAATATCGTAATTCTTTAGAGTAA
- a CDS encoding ABC transporter substrate-binding protein, with amino-acid sequence MKKWLTISIFGIILLSITGFFASFLNPSSRDEKNMVNKSATREQIHLTFWRNSGNGAENKAYEELVSYFEATHPNIVINMVSIVYSDYEIKLRTQIAAGNPPDIMAIDSPNLALYANAGSLLSIDQNMRNKGKIKDIPPSTLKGLTFKGKIYLAPIVESSIALFYNKHLFKEAGIRFPSADPTKPLTWDQVFEMARKLNDRKKGIYGIDPAQGFGDGESPAYFKIPLLWQFGGRVLNENGTSASGFLDSKESLEALQFYQDMYHIYGVAAVEMPPNPFVTGKLAMTVLGSWSLEDLEHNYPNFKLGEDFGVAPMPMEKNQVVPNGGWALGISSKTGYPKEAWEFIKYVTSYEGIKKYVKVTGDIPARYSVARDLPEFNQYPKNIFWQQVQNYSRNRPVTAAYPVVSDAIKTLFEEVGIGGEDVKSSAEKAVEKINTGLNQIQHP; translated from the coding sequence ATGAAAAAATGGTTAACCATCAGTATTTTTGGAATTATTCTATTAAGTATCACAGGATTTTTTGCGTCCTTCTTAAATCCTTCCTCAAGAGACGAAAAAAATATGGTGAATAAAAGCGCCACTAGAGAACAAATCCATCTTACGTTCTGGCGGAACTCCGGGAACGGGGCAGAAAATAAAGCATATGAAGAATTAGTGTCTTATTTTGAAGCAACTCATCCTAATATTGTCATTAATATGGTCTCGATTGTATATAGCGACTATGAAATAAAATTAAGGACCCAAATTGCTGCTGGGAATCCGCCGGATATTATGGCCATAGATAGTCCCAACTTAGCTCTATATGCCAATGCAGGTTCACTTTTGTCCATCGATCAAAATATGCGGAATAAGGGGAAGATTAAAGATATTCCTCCATCAACATTAAAGGGGTTAACATTTAAAGGTAAAATCTACCTTGCTCCCATTGTAGAGTCCAGTATTGCTCTTTTTTACAATAAACATTTATTCAAAGAGGCTGGAATTCGTTTTCCATCTGCCGATCCCACCAAACCTTTAACCTGGGATCAGGTTTTCGAGATGGCTAGAAAATTAAATGACCGGAAAAAAGGTATATATGGGATTGATCCGGCACAAGGATTTGGCGATGGTGAATCTCCGGCATATTTTAAAATTCCTCTTCTCTGGCAGTTCGGAGGGAGAGTTTTAAATGAGAATGGAACGTCTGCAAGCGGGTTTTTGGATTCGAAGGAATCGTTAGAGGCCCTGCAATTTTACCAAGACATGTATCATATATATGGAGTAGCTGCTGTTGAAATGCCGCCAAATCCTTTCGTAACCGGAAAGCTTGCTATGACGGTGCTTGGCTCATGGTCATTAGAGGATCTGGAGCACAACTATCCAAATTTTAAACTGGGTGAGGATTTTGGAGTTGCGCCAATGCCAATGGAAAAGAATCAAGTTGTTCCAAACGGTGGATGGGCACTTGGAATCTCATCAAAAACCGGGTATCCAAAGGAAGCTTGGGAGTTTATCAAATATGTTACTAGTTATGAAGGGATTAAAAAATATGTGAAAGTAACGGGTGATATTCCTGCAAGATACTCCGTAGCCAGAGATCTCCCTGAATTTAACCAATATCCTAAAAATATATTTTGGCAGCAAGTGCAAAACTATTCCAGGAATCGCCCAGTTACCGCAGCCTATCCTGTTGTAAGCGATGCGATTAAAACGTTATTTGAAGAAGTGGGAATTGGCGGGGAGGATGTAAAGTCTTCAGCAGAGAAAGCAGTTGAGAAAATCAATACAGGTCTCAATCAAATACAGCATCCTTAA
- a CDS encoding IS1182 family transposase, with protein sequence MLTKNTQINRDQLEMITLDQLVPANHLVRKIEAAIDFSFIYKLVQDMYSSERGRPSIDPVVLIKMAFIQYTFGIRSMRKTIEEIETNLAYRWFLGFGFHDKVPHFSTFSKNYDRRFKDTDLFEQIFYRILKEAADKKLISAEHIFIDSTHVKASANKRKFEKKMVRKETKAYEARLQEEINSDREEHGKKPFPPDKFEKEENKEIKESTTDPESGYYVKDERTKQIAYSFHAAADRNGFILGTIVTPGNVHDSTMFEPLLEKVIDNCGKPDAVAVDAGYKTPAIAQYLIENDIEPALPYTRPRTKEGYLRKHDYVYDEHFDCYICPEGQVLEYRTTTKEGYRQFFSNPTKCKDCPLLAQCTQSQNHQKLIQRHVWEKYLEEANHLRHTPENKIIYAKRKETIESVFADAKEKHGMRWTTLRGLKKLSMQAMLTFAALNLKKLANWTWTGPKIV encoded by the coding sequence ATGCTAACTAAAAATACACAGATAAATCGAGACCAATTAGAAATGATTACTTTAGACCAGCTTGTTCCTGCGAATCACTTAGTTCGCAAGATTGAGGCTGCAATAGATTTTTCATTTATTTATAAACTAGTCCAAGATATGTATTCATCTGAGCGTGGTCGCCCAAGTATCGATCCTGTTGTATTAATAAAGATGGCTTTCATTCAATATACCTTCGGTATTCGCTCCATGCGAAAAACTATTGAGGAAATTGAAACAAACCTTGCTTATCGTTGGTTCTTAGGTTTTGGGTTTCATGATAAAGTTCCCCACTTCTCAACCTTCAGTAAAAACTATGACAGACGTTTCAAGGATACGGATTTATTTGAACAAATCTTCTACCGTATTTTAAAAGAAGCAGCTGATAAAAAGTTAATTAGTGCTGAACATATATTTATCGATTCTACGCATGTAAAAGCAAGTGCAAATAAACGTAAATTCGAAAAGAAAATGGTTCGTAAGGAAACAAAAGCTTATGAGGCTCGTCTTCAAGAAGAAATCAATAGTGATCGAGAGGAACATGGAAAAAAGCCTTTTCCACCAGATAAATTTGAAAAAGAGGAAAACAAGGAAATAAAAGAAAGTACCACAGATCCAGAAAGTGGTTACTATGTAAAGGATGAGCGAACGAAACAAATTGCTTATTCATTTCATGCGGCCGCTGATAGAAATGGATTTATTCTAGGGACGATTGTAACTCCAGGTAATGTTCATGATAGTACGATGTTTGAACCTTTGCTTGAAAAGGTCATTGATAACTGTGGAAAACCTGATGCTGTTGCTGTTGACGCTGGCTATAAAACACCTGCTATTGCTCAATACTTAATAGAAAATGATATTGAACCTGCCTTACCCTATACACGCCCACGTACAAAGGAAGGATATTTGAGAAAGCACGACTATGTGTATGATGAACATTTTGACTGTTATATATGTCCGGAAGGGCAAGTTCTTGAATATAGAACTACTACTAAAGAAGGTTACCGTCAGTTTTTCTCTAATCCAACAAAATGTAAGGATTGCCCTTTATTAGCACAGTGCACACAGAGTCAAAATCATCAAAAGTTGATTCAACGGCATGTGTGGGAAAAGTATCTAGAGGAAGCTAATCACCTTCGTCATACACCCGAGAACAAAATTATATATGCAAAACGCAAAGAAACTATTGAAAGCGTATTTGCAGATGCTAAAGAGAAGCATGGTATGCGGTGGACGACTTTAAGAGGTCTTAAAAAATTGTCCATGCAGGCGATGCTTACTTTTGCTGCTTTGAATTTGAAAAAACTGGCAAACTGGACTTGGACTGGTCCGAAAATAGTATAA
- a CDS encoding ABC transporter permease produces MKENYQLYLFVLPALVLIIIFKYIPMYGAIIAFKDFNPLQGIMNSPWIGFENFKKFMNTPDFTNLLGNTLKLSAFGLLFGFPVPIILALMLNRIRNVALKKNIQLVLYAPNFISVVVVVGIVFIVLSPVGPINHIFSLFGGKTIDFMTEPGYFRSIYIISDIWQFAGWASVVYLAALANVSQDLIDAAKIDGANILKQIIHIDLPAIKPIMVIQFILAAGNIMSIGFEKAYLLQTSMNLPTSEILPTYVYKIGLQMGDYGYSTAIGLFNSVINVILLITVNQIVKRLNEGEGL; encoded by the coding sequence ATGAAAGAGAATTATCAATTATATCTTTTTGTTTTGCCGGCATTGGTTCTTATCATCATTTTTAAATACATTCCGATGTACGGTGCTATTATCGCATTTAAGGATTTTAACCCGTTACAAGGAATCATGAACAGTCCATGGATTGGATTTGAAAATTTCAAAAAGTTTATGAACACCCCGGATTTTACGAATTTATTAGGCAATACTTTGAAATTAAGCGCATTTGGATTGTTATTTGGCTTTCCTGTTCCTATCATATTAGCCCTGATGCTCAATAGAATTAGAAACGTTGCCCTGAAGAAAAATATTCAACTAGTATTATATGCTCCTAATTTTATTTCTGTAGTGGTAGTTGTCGGGATTGTCTTTATTGTCTTATCTCCTGTAGGACCGATCAATCATATCTTCAGTTTATTTGGTGGAAAGACAATTGATTTTATGACAGAACCGGGTTACTTCCGGTCCATCTATATTATTAGTGATATTTGGCAATTTGCCGGTTGGGCCTCAGTTGTCTATCTGGCTGCACTTGCAAACGTAAGCCAGGACTTAATTGACGCTGCAAAAATCGATGGTGCCAATATTCTTAAACAAATCATTCATATCGATTTGCCTGCGATTAAACCAATTATGGTGATTCAGTTCATATTAGCTGCAGGTAATATTATGAGCATAGGCTTTGAAAAAGCTTATTTATTACAAACTTCCATGAATCTTCCTACTTCAGAAATTCTGCCAACCTATGTCTATAAAATTGGTTTGCAAATGGGTGATTATGGATATTCAACGGCTATTGGATTATTTAATTCTGTTATTAATGTAATCTTACTAATTACTGTTAATCAAATAGTAAAACGCTTAAACGAAGGAGAAGGTTTATAA
- a CDS encoding carbohydrate ABC transporter permease encodes MFKQQTKADKTILALNAIILTLIVLAILGPLIYVVMASFTDPSTLLNSGLTLNPSKWTIQGYLRVFKDGSILTGFKNSLFYSTAFSIISVSITLLAAYPLSRKDFVGRKVIMTIFIITMFFGGGLIPTYLLVKNLNMLDTVWAILLPGAVNVWNIILARAYFQGIPNELREAAVVDGTSEMQYFFRILLPLSKPIIAVLVLYQFVGQWNSYFDAMIYLKSDNLQPLQIVLRSILVQMQPRPGMMQDAQNTAQLQQIAEMVKYSSIVISSLPLILIYPFFQKYFEKGVMVGSIKG; translated from the coding sequence ATGTTTAAGCAACAAACGAAGGCAGATAAAACCATCTTAGCTCTAAACGCCATAATCTTGACCTTAATTGTCCTAGCTATTTTGGGACCATTAATCTACGTTGTAATGGCATCGTTTACAGACCCAAGTACGTTATTGAACAGTGGATTAACTTTAAATCCATCTAAATGGACAATTCAAGGTTATTTACGAGTATTTAAGGATGGTTCCATCTTAACAGGATTTAAAAATTCTTTATTTTATTCGACTGCTTTTTCAATCATTTCGGTTAGTATAACTTTGCTCGCGGCATATCCGTTATCAAGAAAGGATTTTGTGGGCAGAAAAGTTATTATGACAATATTTATTATTACCATGTTCTTCGGGGGAGGATTAATCCCAACGTATCTATTAGTGAAAAACTTAAACATGTTAGATACCGTTTGGGCGATTTTATTACCAGGAGCAGTAAACGTTTGGAACATCATTTTAGCAAGAGCTTATTTTCAGGGAATACCCAATGAATTAAGGGAGGCGGCGGTAGTAGATGGAACATCTGAAATGCAATATTTCTTTCGGATTTTATTGCCGCTAAGTAAGCCTATTATCGCTGTTCTAGTATTATATCAATTTGTCGGTCAATGGAACTCCTATTTTGATGCCATGATCTATCTAAAAAGTGATAATTTACAACCATTGCAGATTGTACTACGGTCTATTCTTGTTCAAATGCAGCCAAGACCTGGAATGATGCAAGATGCCCAAAATACGGCTCAGCTCCAGCAGATTGCTGAAATGGTTAAGTATTCCAGTATTGTTATTTCAAGTTTGCCATTAATTTTAATCTATCCATTCTTCCAAAAATACTTTGAAAAAGGAGTAATGGTAGGTTCTATTAAAGGATAA